In Caballeronia sp. NK8, the DNA window GTCAAAGCGACATGCCGGATCACACGGAGTTTGCATACACGTTCGACCGATTCAGCGAACTGGTAGGCGGCCTTCTCGATCAACTCGGCGTTAGCCGCTACGCAATGTATGTCATGGACTACGGTGCGCCTGTCGGCTGGCGACTTGCACTGAAGCATCCGGACCGCGTGACAGGCTTTATCGTCCAGAACGGGAATGCATACGACGAAGGCCTCAAGGCGTTCTGGGACCCTATCAAAACCTATTGGGCCGACGGCTCGGATGCAAGCCGAAAAGCGTTGCTGTCGCTACTCACTATCGAGACGACTATCTTTCAATATACCGACGGTGTATCCGATCGCAGCCGTATATCGCCGGACAACTGGGTCCACGATCAAGCATTGCTCGATCGCCCGGGCAACAATGATATCCAGCTCGACCTGTTCTATGACTATGGAACCAATCTGCCTCTATACCCGCGAGTGCAGGCGTACTTCCGGGAGTTCAAACCTCCGATGCTGATCGTGTGGGGCAAGAACGACTTCATCTTCCCGGCGGACGGTGCGTATCCGTACAAAAACGATCTGCCGGACGTCGAGACCCATTTGCTTGATACGGGTCATTTTGCGCTGGAGGACAAGGCAGATGAGATGGTGCCGCTGATACGTGATTTCCTTGCGCGAAACGTGGATTCGACATCTCGGTCTAGTAACACGGCAATATGAGTCTCAGTCAGGCTATCCACTTGTGGCTGCACCGGTCAGCTCCGCGGATTTCGTCGACGTACCGCATTTCGGCAGAGAAGCGGTCTTCTCGGCGCTGCAAGCTGACCTACTTTGAATAGGTCGTGAACACGAAATCTGCGCTAGCTGGCAATTTCGCGTGGCAAGCAAAGCAGCTATTGACAATCTTCAAACTCGGATTGGCCTTACCGTTCTCGAACTGCCCGTAACCCCATCCGCCCGTATTCGCGTAACGCCTGGAGTCCTTTACCTCGATCTGAACATTGGTTGGCGCTCCAGCGACGAATGACTGTTCACGGCCGAAAATCGCGTTGTTCCGTTCTGACGATACATATTCGTAGGCGAGCCGCACGATGATGGAACCGTCTGGAAAGGGCAACGTCCCTTCCTTGAGGGCTTTCATTGCGATGTCGTTTCCGAGAATGCCGCGGATATCATTGTTGTTGCCCGCTTCATGCGCCACGCTGATGAATTGCCAATCGCGGTAGCCTGCGGGAAGGGTCACGCCGAACACCGGCGAGGCCCGTCCGTCTGATGCCGACGACGTGCTTTCTTCTGCCGCGGTCGATAGAGAAATCGAACCGGAGAGCGACGTCGATATCAGTGCCAGCACGATAAGTTTGCGAGTCATCTGAAGAGCCTCCGAATCGAATGCGCATCGCGCGAGCCTGATTTCAAGCTAGTTCTGCGACTTATCTTTGTCAAGGCTAGAGCGCGGCGCGCGGCAAGGCCCGCGCGTCGGCGGTTTGCACACCGAGCCCTTCGCACCATCAATCGACCTTGCGCGGCGGCACCGTGGCGAGCAGGATGTTGAGGCCTTCGGATATTAACGGGTGTGAAATGATCGCGTCGCGCACCGCCGTGTAAGGCAGGTTGCCAAGCATGGCCATCTGCACCGCTGTGACGACATCGCCCGCGTTCGTGCCCAGCATCGTAAAGCCGAGAATGCGGTCTGAATGCGCGTCGATCAGGATCTTCATGAAGCCGCTTGTGGCGCCATTCGTGCGGGCGCGCGGTATCGCCGTCATCGGCAGTTTGGCGACGCGCACTGCGATACCCTGTGCTTTTGCTTCCGCTTCATTCAGGCCGATCCGGCCGAGTTCCGGCTCGATAAAGAGCGCGTACGGAACGACCCTTCCGGTTGTCGTCTTCGAGCCGCCGGCAAGTTGCGACTTCAGCACGCGATAGTCATCGAACGAAGCGTGCGTGAACATGGGTGTACCGGCCACTTCGCCGATCGCCCACGTGTTGTGTGCCGTGGTGGCGAGTCGCTCGTCCACCTTGATGAATCCGCGCGCATCGACCTCCACGCCGGCTGCATCGAGACCGAGCGTTTTGGTGACCGGTATGCGTCCGGCCGCGGCGAGTATGTGGCTGCCGGATACCTTGTCGCCGTTATCGAGCTCGATCTCCACGGCTTGCCCCGACGTGCCGGTCACCTTGAGCGGTCTCACGCCTACACGAACGTCGATGCCTTCTTCCTTCAGCGAGGCTTCGATCAGCGACGTGACGTCCTCGTCCTCCCGCATCGCAACGCGCGGTGCTTCCTGAATCAGCGTAACCGGGGCGCCGAGCCGACGAAACGCCTGCGCCATTTCCAGGCCGATATAACCACCACCTATTACGATCAGATGCTCCGGTGTCGCATCGAGTTGCAGCGCTTCGACGTGCGTCAACGGTCCAGCCGCCCGCAAACCCGGGACATCCGGAATGGCAGCGGTCGTACCGGTGTTGATGAACACATGTTCGCCTTCCAGCTGTCGCGCCGAACCATCGTTCATCTGGACATGAATGCGTCGTGGGCCAATGAAATGTCCCGTGCCCAACAGCAAATCGAAACCCGAGTCGACGAAGGCTTTCATGTTGATATCGACCATGCCTTCGACGACTGCCCGTACGTTACGCCTGACCTGCGCCATGTCGGCTTTGGCCGTTTTGCTGACATGTGCTACCCGCGCCTGCTGGATCAGCGTCTTGGTCGGAATACATGCGACATTGATACACGAGCCGCCAATCATCCCGCGTTCGATCAGCGCAACCTGCCGACCCGCGTTGGCCAGTTCCATGGCAAGCGTCTTGCCGCCTTTTCCGCCACCGAGGAAAACATACTCATAGTGCTCGACGTTCGGCATTTGAGCCTCCTGTGTGCTATCGACTGAGTTTGCAGCGTCGGCGCCCGCTGTGGCGACTGCGACGACCGCTGATGAATCAAGTCTAGCGGCGGCGAACTCGAAAGCACATGCTCGATCGGCTCACAAACAGGCTTGAGCGGCTCAACGCCTTCGTCTGGCAGGACTATGGACAGGGTGGGCGGATTGGCTCATTCGAAGTGGCACGTGCATTGGAAGCGGCTAACGCAGCACAAGGCCGAAGAAAGCGAAACGTCGGGAGAGCAAATGCCCTCCTGACCCGAGCCTCAATCGGTGGTGCTCTTGAGAACGTCGACCGCCGCGGCGCACGCTCCACGCAACTGCTCGCGCATCAGCTCGTCAACTTGCGGCGAACGTGCGACGATTGCATCGCGGATCTTCTTCGCCATGTCGAACGATGCGCGCATCCGCCCGCCGCGCGCCATCGCGATGCGCCGAAGGCGTCGCACGGGACCGATCAGCGCGGCATGGTTCTCCTGCAAAGTGCGATTGTCGGCGATCGTCATGACGATCGCGTAGTACCGGTCGAGCGCGTCGACATAAGCGGCGGAGTCGTCGATGTCTACGCTCGCCTGCATCGCCGCGATCACGTCGTCGAGCTGCGCCGTACCCAATGGCGTGATCCGTTCAGACGCTAGCTGCACTGCCAGGCATTCGAGCGCCGCACGCACCGTGTAGATTTCCTCGACATCGCGTAAGGTCACCGTTCGCACGAATGCCCCGACGCGGGGCACGATATTCACCAGACCCTCTCGTTCGAGCTGTGCGAACGCTTCACGCATCGGCGTTCGGCTGACGTTCAGTTGTTTGGCGACCTGGACCTCGGACAGTCGGCTTCCAGGCCTCAACACACCTTCCACGATCGCCTCGCGCAACGAGGGAATGACCACGCCATCGCTCAGCGAATCTCCAGAAGCGTCCACCGCACGCAGCCGCGCGTGATGGCGCTCCGCGATGCCTTCCAGCGTCGGCGTGACCGCAGCGGCATGGTTTGTCACGCGTTTGCGAACAGTTTTTGCAGCAGGCATTGACACCTCGGTGATTATTTGAATACGCTGTATACAGATTATACACACGGAGACGTCATGGATCGAAATCTTCTGCCGGAGCCGGTTCTGATCGACAGGGCAGACGGCGTGCTGACCTTTACGCTGAATCGACCTGAGTGCGGCAACGAGATTTCGGCCTCCATGTTCGAGGCCATGTCCGCCGCGCTGCGCGCCGAAGCGCAGGACCCGATGGCGCGTGTGCTGCGAGTCCGCGCTGCGGGTGACGCGTTCTGCGTCGGTCGCGAGCGTGCGGGCGTGGATGCGGTGTCGATTCGCAGGGAAGTCGCGCGTCTCATCGAGATGAAGCGGCTCGTGCGCAACACCTCGCTCATCTCAATTGCGCAGGTGCAGGGCGATGCCATGGGTTTTGGTCTTGGCCTCGCGATGTTGTGCGATTTCACACTGGTCGCGTCGAACGCGACGCTTGCGTTTCCCGAGATGCGCAAAGGTCTCCCGCCCGCCGCGATCATGGCATACGCGGGGAACTACGCGTTGCCGAAGGCGCTGTTCCCGATGGTGCTGTTTGGCGACGCGATCACACCCGACGAAGCCTTGCGCGCAGGACTCATCACGCGTATCTGCAACCTCGACGTGTTGCAAACGAACGCAGACGAACTGACGCACCGCATCCTCGCACTTGATGAGACCGGCGCGCGTCAGTGCAAGGCGTTCTTTCAAGCCGCGCAGGAAAGCAGCGTCGAAGAGAACTTTCGCGCTGCAACCGACATGCTCACGGTCAGTTCGTTACGGCTGATGCAAGGTCGCTGAGCCCTTACGATCAGACAACCCAAGCACGAGACGGCAAGGAGGAGACAACCATGTACGTCAACGCAGGCCCGAGACTCGACCGTTTGCCGATGTCGCCGTTTCATCGCCGCATCATGTGGCTCATTGGCATAGGCATGTTTTTCGACGGCTTCGATATTTATGTGGCATCGACAGTGCTCGGTGCAACACTGCAAACCGGCTTCTCGACACTTGCGCAGAACGCGGTGTTCGTGTCGCTGACCTTTCTCGGCATGATGCTCGGCTCGCTCGGCACGGGCTTTCTCGGTGACCGTTTCGGGCGGCGTTTCACGTACCAGGCGAATCTCGCGATCTTCGGTCTCGCGTCGCTCGGCGCGGCGCTCGCGCCAAATATGAGCGTGCTGATCGGATGCCGCTTCGTGATGGGCCTCGGACTTGGTGCGGAGAACGTCGTTGGCTATTCGACGTTGACGGAGTTCGTGCCGCCGACCAAGCGCGGCAAGCTGCAAGGACTGATGGCCGTGTTCGTCGTGTCGGGCTTGCCTGTGGCGGGCCTGATCGGCCTGTTGCTGATTCCGTCGTTCGGCTGGCGCGCGATGTTCGTGGTCGGCGGACTGGGCGCGCTCGGCGTCTGGTATGCGCGCAAGTCTCTGCCCGAGTCGCCGCGCTGGCTCGAATCGGTTGGCCGCAACGATGAAGCCGAAGCGATCATGACGCGCATCGAAGCCGAAGTCACGCAAGCGCGCGGCGGCGAATCGCTGCCGCAGGCGATCGTCGCGAAAGCGCCGAACGCCGCGCCCATGTCATTCGGCTCGCTATTTTCTGGCGCCATGCTGTCGCGCATGATCGTCGGCTGCGTGACGCTCGTCGTCATCAATACGCTCTTGTACGGTTTCGTCACGTGGTTGCCGACCTTCTTCGTGCATCAG includes these proteins:
- a CDS encoding GntR family transcriptional regulator, which codes for MCIICIQRIQIITEVSMPAAKTVRKRVTNHAAAVTPTLEGIAERHHARLRAVDASGDSLSDGVVIPSLREAIVEGVLRPGSRLSEVQVAKQLNVSRTPMREAFAQLEREGLVNIVPRVGAFVRTVTLRDVEEIYTVRAALECLAVQLASERITPLGTAQLDDVIAAMQASVDIDDSAAYVDALDRYYAIVMTIADNRTLQENHAALIGPVRRLRRIAMARGGRMRASFDMAKKIRDAIVARSPQVDELMREQLRGACAAAVDVLKSTTD
- a CDS encoding FAD-dependent oxidoreductase: MPNVEHYEYVFLGGGKGGKTLAMELANAGRQVALIERGMIGGSCINVACIPTKTLIQQARVAHVSKTAKADMAQVRRNVRAVVEGMVDINMKAFVDSGFDLLLGTGHFIGPRRIHVQMNDGSARQLEGEHVFINTGTTAAIPDVPGLRAAGPLTHVEALQLDATPEHLIVIGGGYIGLEMAQAFRRLGAPVTLIQEAPRVAMREDEDVTSLIEASLKEEGIDVRVGVRPLKVTGTSGQAVEIELDNGDKVSGSHILAAAGRIPVTKTLGLDAAGVEVDARGFIKVDERLATTAHNTWAIGEVAGTPMFTHASFDDYRVLKSQLAGGSKTTTGRVVPYALFIEPELGRIGLNEAEAKAQGIAVRVAKLPMTAIPRARTNGATSGFMKILIDAHSDRILGFTMLGTNAGDVVTAVQMAMLGNLPYTAVRDAIISHPLISEGLNILLATVPPRKVD
- a CDS encoding enoyl-CoA hydratase/isomerase family protein, yielding MDRNLLPEPVLIDRADGVLTFTLNRPECGNEISASMFEAMSAALRAEAQDPMARVLRVRAAGDAFCVGRERAGVDAVSIRREVARLIEMKRLVRNTSLISIAQVQGDAMGFGLGLAMLCDFTLVASNATLAFPEMRKGLPPAAIMAYAGNYALPKALFPMVLFGDAITPDEALRAGLITRICNLDVLQTNADELTHRILALDETGARQCKAFFQAAQESSVEENFRAATDMLTVSSLRLMQGR
- a CDS encoding cytochrome P460 family protein: MTRKLIVLALISTSLSGSISLSTAAEESTSSASDGRASPVFGVTLPAGYRDWQFISVAHEAGNNNDIRGILGNDIAMKALKEGTLPFPDGSIIVRLAYEYVSSERNNAIFGREQSFVAGAPTNVQIEVKDSRRYANTGGWGYGQFENGKANPSLKIVNSCFACHAKLPASADFVFTTYSK
- a CDS encoding MFS transporter; this translates as MYVNAGPRLDRLPMSPFHRRIMWLIGIGMFFDGFDIYVASTVLGATLQTGFSTLAQNAVFVSLTFLGMMLGSLGTGFLGDRFGRRFTYQANLAIFGLASLGAALAPNMSVLIGCRFVMGLGLGAENVVGYSTLTEFVPPTKRGKLQGLMAVFVVSGLPVAGLIGLLLIPSFGWRAMFVVGGLGALGVWYARKSLPESPRWLESVGRNDEAEAIMTRIEAEVTQARGGESLPQAIVAKAPNAAPMSFGSLFSGAMLSRMIVGCVTLVVINTLLYGFVTWLPTFFVHQGMSIAKSFGFALVMSLGAPIGSGIGALTADAWGRKPTIIGASFAAIVFGAIYPFVSSTVLLPVIGLLLTIPIYVLVALLFAVYVPELFPTPVRLRASGICNTLGRGATIVTPFIVVALFAQHGIVGVLALMIGLLAIQIVVVAWFGVEPTGERLEDLQPEAAKTHDARHAHASPSK
- a CDS encoding alpha/beta fold hydrolase — translated: MNSVASSATSAVNLSKTAFPVTHHRTAEIEGLKIFYREAGPPDAPVVLLLHGFPTSSHMFRHLIPALADRYHVIAPDYPGYGQSDMPDHTEFAYTFDRFSELVGGLLDQLGVSRYAMYVMDYGAPVGWRLALKHPDRVTGFIVQNGNAYDEGLKAFWDPIKTYWADGSDASRKALLSLLTIETTIFQYTDGVSDRSRISPDNWVHDQALLDRPGNNDIQLDLFYDYGTNLPLYPRVQAYFREFKPPMLIVWGKNDFIFPADGAYPYKNDLPDVETHLLDTGHFALEDKADEMVPLIRDFLARNVDSTSRSSNTAI